From Bacillota bacterium, the proteins below share one genomic window:
- a CDS encoding TCP-1/cpn60 chaperonin family protein, translated as MSIKRVTDEKEVDQRLAALMTNVNAVRAVAAAVEGTLGPKGLDTMLVDQFGAVTITNDGVTILEEMEATHPAAKMVINAAKAQEEEVGDGTTTATLWAGSLVSEGLNQVLKGVPVARVLEGMRAGIKRALTIFEQRARPVRELQDPLLYQVAMVAGRGHTDIAELIVQAAQMVEEDKLRDPTFKLRDSVFAAEGVENEVFEGVLVNRRRLNKQMPVAVSGPRILVLDDALAPEELEEGALATEAGFNRYLALQEEFHNNLLKIINLGVKLVLVDRRVSDYAEEVLTGAGVMVLPRVAAKEWRRVAEHTGAWPLKRTGLKKHPEELMRYLGAARLAREDEPREHVRVEGGSEKPCATVLVGAATAEVLGERERIARDAASAVQAALKGGVVPGGGAVELAVARTLEGVKGELRGMTAYGVECVIEALKRPFIQIVTNAGFNALEKMGDVVAAQLEQETDCLGVDCDTGSVCNLWEAGIVDPVLVKTHALKAAGELAVAILRIDTIIRKKEGKKAPDSVPQRREEF; from the coding sequence TTGAGCATTAAGCGGGTAACTGATGAAAAAGAGGTGGACCAGCGCCTCGCCGCGCTGATGACCAATGTGAATGCAGTACGGGCAGTGGCTGCCGCGGTCGAAGGTACGCTTGGCCCCAAAGGCCTGGATACAATGCTGGTTGACCAGTTCGGTGCGGTTACAATTACTAATGACGGTGTGACAATTCTGGAAGAAATGGAAGCAACCCACCCTGCGGCGAAAATGGTCATCAATGCCGCTAAGGCCCAGGAAGAGGAAGTCGGCGATGGGACTACGACGGCGACACTCTGGGCGGGGAGTCTGGTAAGCGAGGGCCTGAACCAGGTTCTGAAAGGGGTCCCGGTGGCCCGCGTGCTCGAAGGGATGCGGGCAGGAATCAAGCGGGCGCTCACCATTTTTGAGCAGCGGGCCAGACCAGTCCGGGAACTCCAGGATCCCCTTTTATACCAGGTGGCAATGGTTGCCGGGCGGGGCCACACCGACATTGCCGAATTGATCGTGCAGGCGGCGCAGATGGTGGAAGAGGATAAACTCCGGGATCCCACCTTTAAGTTGCGGGATAGCGTTTTTGCCGCCGAGGGTGTTGAAAACGAGGTTTTTGAAGGAGTTCTGGTAAACCGCAGGCGCTTAAATAAACAGATGCCCGTTGCCGTCAGCGGCCCCCGGATTTTGGTTCTCGACGATGCCCTCGCTCCGGAAGAACTGGAAGAGGGGGCACTGGCCACCGAGGCGGGCTTTAACCGTTATCTTGCACTCCAGGAAGAGTTCCACAACAACCTTTTAAAAATTATTAATTTAGGGGTAAAATTAGTTTTGGTAGACAGGCGCGTTTCTGATTATGCCGAGGAGGTTCTAACCGGCGCGGGAGTGATGGTGCTGCCGCGGGTTGCTGCGAAAGAGTGGCGCCGGGTTGCGGAGCACACGGGGGCCTGGCCCCTCAAGCGAACCGGATTGAAAAAGCATCCTGAGGAACTCATGCGGTATTTAGGAGCCGCCCGGCTGGCTCGAGAAGATGAGCCGCGGGAGCACGTGCGGGTCGAAGGCGGATCGGAAAAGCCCTGCGCAACGGTGCTGGTTGGTGCGGCAACCGCCGAGGTCCTGGGTGAGAGGGAGAGAATTGCGAGGGATGCCGCGAGCGCCGTCCAGGCCGCCCTGAAAGGCGGGGTGGTCCCCGGGGGTGGTGCCGTCGAACTGGCTGTCGCCCGGACCCTCGAAGGGGTTAAGGGCGAACTGCGGGGGATGACCGCATATGGTGTGGAATGTGTAATTGAAGCCCTGAAGCGCCCTTTTATTCAAATTGTAACAAATGCAGGTTTTAATGCCCTGGAAAAGATGGGTGATGTAGTTGCGGCCCAGCTGGAGCAAGAAACCGACTGCTTAGGGGTAGATTGCGATACGGGTTCTGTCTGTAACCTGTGGGAGGCAGGCATCGTCGATCCCGTTCTGGTAAAAACCCACGCTTTGAAGGCCGCCGGGGAACTGGCGGTGGCAATCTTGCGGATTGATACAATTATTCGTAAAAAAGAGGGGAAGAAAGCCCCGGATTCTGTACCTCAGAGGAGGGAAGAATTTTGA
- the grpE gene encoding nucleotide exchange factor GrpE, with translation MNQDKELARDPGGTPAGEGSGPLRNEPEHPAGSPEPEQDESEQNEGDAQVELSRQLEVKQQELEEMWQRYLRLAADFENFRRRSQQEIDVIRRRGAEDLIRELLPVVDNFERALVSARALFPENVVTGVEMIYRQLWTVLSQAGLQVVEAGGRPFDPVYHEAFEQVETDEYPDGTVISEVQKGYLLRGKVLRPALVKVAKNTSTPENPPVEDATKEEDDRDE, from the coding sequence TTGAACCAGGATAAAGAACTGGCCCGGGATCCAGGCGGCACCCCGGCGGGTGAAGGCAGCGGGCCGCTCCGGAACGAACCGGAGCATCCCGCCGGGTCTCCCGAACCCGAGCAGGACGAATCAGAGCAAAATGAAGGGGATGCCCAGGTTGAACTTTCCCGGCAACTTGAGGTAAAACAGCAGGAACTTGAGGAGATGTGGCAGCGCTACCTCCGCCTCGCGGCAGATTTTGAGAATTTCCGCCGCCGGTCGCAGCAGGAGATCGATGTAATCCGCCGGCGGGGCGCGGAGGACCTGATCCGGGAACTTCTACCGGTTGTTGATAATTTTGAACGCGCCCTCGTTTCGGCGCGGGCGCTTTTCCCCGAAAATGTCGTAACAGGAGTCGAAATGATTTACCGTCAACTCTGGACGGTTCTCAGCCAGGCGGGGCTGCAGGTTGTTGAAGCCGGGGGGCGGCCCTTTGATCCGGTTTACCATGAGGCTTTCGAGCAGGTAGAGACAGATGAGTATCCCGATGGGACGGTTATTTCCGAAGTCCAGAAAGGCTATCTCCTGCGCGGAAAAGTGCTGCGTCCCGCTCTGGTAAAAGTTGCAAAAAATACTTCCACTCCAGAAAACCCACCTGTTGAGGATGCTACCAAAGAGGAGGATGATCGAGATGAGTAA
- the dnaK gene encoding molecular chaperone DnaK, whose product MSKVIGIDLGTTNSCVAIMEGGQAVVIPNAEGNRITPSVVAFTKSGERLVGELAKRQAITNPDRTIRSIKRKMGSDYKVKIDDRAYAPQEISAMILQKLKTDAESYLGEPVTRAVITVPAYFTDSQRQATKDAGRIAGLDVLRIINEPTAAALAYGLDKGEDHTILVFDLGGGTFDVSILELGDGVFEVKATSGNNYLGGDDFDERIIGYLVGEFKKSTGIDLSKDRMAMQRLKEAAEKAKHELSSVTQTTISLPFITATQEGPQHLEMTLTRAKLEELIEDLVEKTVGPTKQALSDAGLEPKDIDKVILVGGSTRVPLVQEKIRGLLGKEPHKGINPDEVVALGAAIQAGVLAGEVKDIVLLDVTPLSLGIETLGGVFTKIIERNTTIPTSKSQIFTTAADFQTSVDIHVLQGERAMAADNKTLGRFQLVGIPPAPRGVPQIEVKFDIDVNGIVHVSAKDMGTGKEQKITITASTNLNEDEIQKMVKEAEKYAEEDKQRRAAAETRNQADSVIYQAEKTLKDLGDKVSAAETQKVNQAREELQKALDGQDLEEIKQKTENLTRVLYDLTSRVYQQTGGQQAQAGAGGGGSTGGSGETVDADYKVVDDDQSSTQSR is encoded by the coding sequence ATGAGTAAAGTTATCGGGATCGATTTAGGGACAACGAACTCGTGTGTGGCAATTATGGAAGGGGGGCAGGCGGTAGTAATTCCAAACGCGGAAGGTAACCGCATCACTCCTTCAGTGGTTGCATTCACGAAAAGCGGGGAGCGCCTGGTAGGTGAGCTTGCAAAAAGGCAGGCGATCACCAATCCCGATCGAACGATTCGCTCCATCAAACGAAAAATGGGAAGCGACTATAAGGTCAAAATAGATGACAGAGCGTATGCCCCCCAGGAAATTTCGGCAATGATCCTGCAAAAACTGAAAACAGATGCCGAATCTTATTTGGGTGAACCGGTCACCAGAGCGGTCATTACCGTCCCGGCTTATTTTACCGACAGCCAGCGGCAGGCGACCAAGGACGCGGGCCGGATTGCCGGTCTGGATGTGCTCCGGATCATCAACGAGCCGACGGCCGCGGCGCTGGCCTACGGATTGGATAAAGGGGAGGACCACACCATTCTCGTTTTCGATCTCGGAGGTGGAACCTTCGATGTCTCTATTCTCGAATTGGGGGATGGCGTCTTCGAGGTTAAAGCCACCAGCGGCAACAACTACCTGGGTGGGGATGACTTTGACGAGCGGATCATCGGCTACCTGGTAGGGGAATTTAAAAAGAGTACAGGAATCGATCTTTCGAAAGACCGGATGGCGATGCAGCGCCTGAAAGAGGCGGCTGAAAAAGCCAAGCACGAACTTTCGAGCGTCACCCAGACAACCATCAGCCTGCCGTTTATCACCGCGACCCAGGAAGGACCCCAGCACCTGGAGATGACTTTAACGAGGGCAAAGTTAGAGGAACTGATCGAGGACCTGGTCGAAAAAACGGTGGGCCCCACAAAACAGGCGCTCTCTGATGCCGGTTTGGAGCCCAAAGATATCGATAAGGTGATCCTGGTGGGCGGTTCGACCCGGGTTCCCCTCGTGCAGGAGAAGATCCGGGGGCTCCTCGGCAAGGAGCCTCATAAAGGAATTAACCCTGATGAGGTCGTGGCTCTTGGGGCAGCCATTCAGGCTGGAGTTCTGGCCGGGGAAGTAAAAGACATCGTGCTGCTCGATGTAACGCCGCTTTCGCTCGGGATCGAAACACTGGGCGGCGTGTTTACGAAGATTATCGAGCGGAACACCACAATTCCCACTTCCAAGAGCCAGATTTTCACAACTGCCGCGGATTTTCAAACCAGCGTCGACATTCACGTACTCCAGGGCGAGCGGGCGATGGCTGCCGACAACAAGACACTGGGCCGCTTCCAGCTTGTTGGAATTCCCCCGGCGCCGCGCGGGGTACCCCAGATCGAAGTTAAATTTGACATAGACGTTAACGGGATTGTGCATGTTTCTGCGAAAGACATGGGGACCGGGAAGGAGCAGAAAATCACAATCACGGCCTCGACTAATTTAAACGAGGACGAAATTCAGAAGATGGTTAAGGAAGCGGAAAAATACGCCGAGGAAGACAAGCAGCGGCGGGCTGCGGCGGAGACCCGGAACCAGGCGGACAGCGTCATCTACCAGGCTGAGAAGACCCTGAAGGACCTGGGAGATAAGGTGAGTGCCGCCGAAACCCAGAAGGTCAATCAGGCCAGGGAGGAACTGCAAAAGGCATTGGACGGACAGGATCTGGAGGAAATTAAGCAAAAGACGGAAAACCTTACCAGGGTGCTCTACGATCTTACCTCGAGAGTCTACCAGCAAACAGGCGGTCAGCAGGCGCAAGCAGGAGCCGGAGGCGGGGGGAGCACTGGCGGTTCCGGTGAAACGGTTGATGCCGATTATAAGGTTGTTGACGATGACCAGTCCAGCACTCAGTCCCGCTAA
- the dnaJ gene encoding molecular chaperone DnaJ, producing the protein MAKRDYYEVLGVSRDAPEAEIKKAYRRLARQYHPDMNPDRKEEAAEKFKEIHEAYEVLSDPEKRARYDQFGHAGTEFTGFGPGADFGFGGFGDLFDVLFNNFGAPFTQQRRGPRRGADLQMEVDLSFEEAAFGAEREVKIHRWEDCDACGGTGAAAGTKPVTCPTCGGTGQVRVTQTIAFGHFQTVRTCDRCHGEGRVIEKPCGTCQGQGKVRRLRKVKITVPAGVDTGSVLRLAGEGDLGARGGPPGDLFVSMRVRPHKIFHREGDNVVCEIPISFVQAALGDEIEIPTLEGKTNLKIPEGTQPGAVFHLRGKGIPHLKGYGRGDQVVKINVMIPTRLTDRQKELLRQFAEATGAEQYQTRGKGFFGKMKDAFMG; encoded by the coding sequence ATGGCGAAAAGGGATTATTACGAGGTGTTGGGCGTAAGCCGTGATGCCCCGGAGGCGGAGATCAAAAAGGCCTACCGGCGCCTTGCCCGCCAGTATCATCCCGATATGAACCCCGACCGCAAAGAAGAAGCGGCGGAAAAATTCAAAGAAATACACGAAGCTTACGAGGTCCTGAGCGACCCGGAAAAACGGGCGCGCTACGACCAATTTGGCCACGCCGGTACCGAGTTTACCGGTTTTGGGCCCGGGGCCGATTTTGGTTTTGGGGGCTTCGGCGACCTCTTCGACGTTTTGTTTAATAATTTTGGTGCTCCCTTTACCCAGCAGCGGCGGGGCCCCCGGCGGGGTGCCGACCTCCAGATGGAGGTGGACCTGAGCTTTGAGGAAGCCGCCTTTGGAGCGGAGCGGGAAGTTAAAATTCACCGCTGGGAGGACTGCGATGCGTGTGGAGGTACAGGCGCTGCTGCGGGGACGAAGCCCGTTACCTGCCCGACCTGCGGGGGAACGGGGCAGGTCCGGGTTACGCAGACGATTGCCTTCGGGCACTTTCAGACAGTTCGGACCTGCGACCGGTGCCACGGCGAGGGCCGGGTGATCGAGAAACCCTGCGGCACCTGCCAGGGGCAAGGGAAGGTCCGGCGTTTGCGGAAGGTGAAGATCACGGTTCCCGCCGGTGTCGATACCGGTTCTGTGCTTCGCCTCGCCGGAGAGGGAGACCTGGGGGCGCGCGGCGGCCCCCCGGGCGATCTCTTTGTCTCTATGCGCGTCCGTCCCCACAAGATTTTCCACCGTGAAGGGGACAACGTCGTCTGCGAAATCCCCATTTCCTTTGTCCAGGCGGCCCTGGGAGACGAGATCGAGATTCCCACTTTAGAGGGGAAGACCAATCTTAAAATTCCCGAAGGAACACAGCCGGGGGCTGTTTTTCACCTGCGGGGTAAAGGAATTCCCCATCTCAAGGGTTACGGCCGCGGGGATCAGGTGGTCAAGATTAACGTTATGATTCCAACCCGGCTTACGGACAGGCAAAAGGAACTCCTGCGCCAGTTCGCAGAGGCGACCGGCGCCGAACAGTACCAGACGCGGGGGAAAGGTTTCTTTGGAAAAATGAAGGATGCCTTTATGGGATAG
- a CDS encoding 16S rRNA (uracil(1498)-N(3))-methyltransferase, translating into MHRFFLPSVPPGREEFPLQPGDAKKACRVLRLGPGDEICLWDGEGKEYHARITKVAGYHVYVKILKEREPAVESPLRITLVQGIPKGDKIEFIIQKATELGAWGVCPVITERTVVQVTPERKNSRVRRWQAIAAEAARQSGRVRAPGVAEIATFEALCEGLEPGACKLIFREGEAYGLKEYLRNTAPSSPVYLFIGPEGGFSPREVEAVLARGGVAVSLGRRILRTETAGLVSLSLLQYEWGDLGSG; encoded by the coding sequence GTGCACCGTTTTTTTCTCCCATCCGTCCCCCCCGGGCGCGAAGAGTTCCCCCTTCAACCCGGTGATGCAAAAAAGGCCTGCCGCGTCCTGAGACTCGGCCCGGGAGACGAAATTTGCCTTTGGGATGGAGAGGGCAAGGAGTACCATGCCCGGATCACAAAGGTGGCGGGTTACCACGTTTATGTAAAAATCCTGAAAGAAAGGGAACCGGCCGTTGAGTCTCCCTTGCGAATCACCCTTGTTCAGGGAATCCCAAAAGGAGACAAAATCGAATTTATCATTCAAAAAGCGACAGAACTGGGGGCCTGGGGCGTTTGTCCTGTAATTACGGAGCGCACTGTGGTTCAGGTCACGCCGGAGCGCAAAAACTCCCGCGTGAGGCGCTGGCAGGCAATTGCTGCAGAAGCAGCCCGCCAGTCCGGCCGTGTCCGTGCTCCGGGGGTTGCGGAGATCGCTACTTTCGAAGCGTTGTGCGAAGGTCTTGAACCGGGGGCATGCAAGCTGATCTTCAGGGAGGGAGAGGCGTACGGGTTAAAGGAGTATCTCCGGAATACAGCGCCGTCCTCTCCCGTTTATTTGTTTATAGGGCCGGAGGGTGGCTTCAGCCCGCGTGAAGTCGAGGCGGTTTTAGCCCGCGGGGGCGTTGCTGTCAGCCTCGGCCGGCGGATATTACGCACCGAAACCGCAGGCCTGGTTAGTTTGAGTTTGCTCCAATATGAATGGGGTGATTTGGGCAGTGGGTGA
- the mtaB gene encoding tRNA (N(6)-L-threonylcarbamoyladenosine(37)-C(2))-methylthiotransferase MtaB, with protein MGEEGGSQGRKKAAFYTLGCKVNQQETAALQELFRQHGYEIVPFGSPADVYIINTCTVTHLADRKSRQMIRRAAAQNDRAVVAVVGCYAQVAAEEVASLDGVDVVVGTQDRGRLVELVERAARRKEEGGDGAQIIAVRPLEEPGFEELPLPYTRIRTRAFLKIQDGCDQCCAYCIVPRARGGIRSLKPELVRERLERLLKAGYREVVLTGVHTSAYGRDLPGPHTLAGLLKELVLLPGEFRLRLSSVEPGEVTEDLLDVVAGSPRICRHLHIPLQSGDDEILCLMRRPYTTAQYRELFHRIQAKIPGVAVTTDVMAGFPGETDRHFENSYEFISSLPFRDLHVFKYSPRPGTPASRMPEQIPPEVKELRSKRLRALAGEMAAAYAKRFVGEMLTVLAERRARRRRDCWEGLSDNYLRVVFPALPEKQELRGAFIRVRILNRDGDALSGEPVLAAPRFPVEVDAGRF; from the coding sequence GTGGGTGAAGAGGGGGGTTCGCAGGGCCGGAAAAAGGCTGCTTTTTATACCCTTGGCTGCAAGGTGAACCAGCAGGAAACTGCCGCGCTCCAGGAGCTTTTCCGGCAGCACGGCTACGAAATTGTTCCCTTCGGCAGTCCCGCTGATGTTTACATAATTAATACGTGTACAGTAACCCACCTTGCAGACCGGAAATCGCGCCAGATGATCCGCCGCGCCGCAGCTCAAAATGATCGAGCCGTTGTGGCCGTCGTCGGGTGTTATGCCCAGGTTGCCGCGGAGGAGGTGGCGTCCCTCGACGGTGTCGATGTCGTCGTGGGGACCCAGGACCGGGGCCGGCTTGTGGAGCTGGTTGAACGTGCCGCCCGGCGTAAGGAGGAAGGGGGGGATGGTGCTCAAATTATCGCCGTCCGCCCCCTTGAGGAACCCGGTTTTGAGGAATTACCCCTTCCCTATACCCGCATCCGCACCCGCGCCTTTTTAAAGATCCAGGACGGGTGTGACCAGTGCTGCGCTTACTGCATCGTGCCCCGGGCGCGGGGCGGTATCCGGAGCCTCAAACCGGAACTCGTCCGGGAAAGGCTGGAACGCCTCCTGAAAGCGGGGTACCGGGAGGTCGTGCTTACCGGCGTCCATACCTCCGCTTACGGCAGGGACCTCCCCGGTCCCCACACTCTTGCCGGCTTGTTGAAAGAACTCGTACTGCTCCCAGGGGAGTTTCGCCTCCGCTTGAGCTCGGTGGAACCGGGAGAAGTTACGGAAGATCTGCTGGATGTTGTGGCCGGCTCCCCCCGGATCTGCCGCCACCTCCACATCCCCCTGCAGTCCGGGGATGATGAAATCCTGTGCTTGATGCGCCGCCCCTACACGACGGCCCAGTACAGGGAGCTATTTCACCGGATCCAGGCGAAAATTCCCGGGGTTGCCGTCACTACAGATGTCATGGCAGGCTTTCCGGGCGAAACGGACCGCCACTTTGAAAACTCGTATGAATTTATTTCTTCGCTTCCCTTTAGAGACCTTCATGTCTTTAAATATTCCCCCCGGCCCGGGACTCCGGCATCAAGAATGCCTGAACAGATCCCGCCTGAAGTGAAAGAGCTCCGGAGTAAAAGGCTCCGCGCTCTGGCCGGGGAAATGGCAGCAGCGTACGCGAAGCGCTTCGTGGGCGAGATGCTTACAGTTCTGGCGGAGCGCCGGGCGCGCCGGAGGAGGGATTGCTGGGAAGGCCTTTCGGATAACTACCTGCGGGTGGTGTTCCCGGCGCTCCCGGAAAAGCAGGAGCTGCGCGGGGCTTTCATCCGCGTCCGCATTCTCAACCGGGATGGTGATGCTTTATCCGGCGAGCCCGTTTTAGCGGCCCCGCGCTTCCCGGTTGAAGTTGATGCCGGCCGTTTCTAA
- a CDS encoding histidine triad nucleotide-binding protein, protein MADCIFCKIAAKEIHAQVVYEDEDFLAFRDINPVAPTHVLLIPKKHFSSLLDLSAGDAALAGRMLLLAPQLARQLDLAPGGFRVVINTGKLGGQTVDHLHFHLLGGRALEWPPG, encoded by the coding sequence GTGGCAGACTGCATTTTCTGCAAGATCGCGGCAAAGGAAATCCACGCCCAGGTTGTTTACGAAGATGAGGATTTTCTTGCATTCCGCGATATCAACCCGGTAGCGCCGACCCATGTCCTGCTGATTCCAAAAAAGCACTTCAGCTCTCTTTTGGATTTAAGCGCCGGAGATGCTGCCCTGGCGGGACGGATGCTGCTCCTGGCACCGCAGCTTGCACGGCAACTGGATCTGGCGCCAGGCGGATTCCGGGTTGTAATCAATACCGGGAAACTCGGCGGCCAGACCGTGGACCACCTGCATTTTCACCTGCTCGGCGGCCGCGCCCTTGAGTGGCCCCCCGGCTAA
- a CDS encoding endonuclease III domain-containing protein, giving the protein MRAQLMEIYNRLYEHFGPRHWWPAETPFEVIVGAILTQNVSWRSAAAAIKNLKEANLLSLQGVLSCDEGELAALVRPARYHFQKAKKLQAFCRVVQEECGGDLKAFLSQDLAALRRRLLAIYGIGPETADAIILYAAEQPIFVIDAYTHRIFNRLGFFPEKISYQEMQRFFMEHLPAEVPLYNEYHAQLDALGHHLCLKRNPRCSPCPLSDLCPIPSGTAEITSKNPP; this is encoded by the coding sequence ATGCGCGCGCAGTTGATGGAGATATACAACAGGCTTTATGAGCATTTCGGCCCCCGGCACTGGTGGCCTGCAGAGACCCCTTTTGAGGTGATTGTCGGGGCGATCTTGACACAGAATGTATCCTGGCGGAGCGCGGCGGCAGCCATCAAAAACCTCAAAGAAGCGAATCTCCTCTCTCTACAGGGGGTACTATCCTGTGACGAGGGTGAGCTGGCCGCACTGGTCCGGCCTGCAAGGTACCACTTCCAGAAGGCGAAGAAACTGCAAGCCTTCTGCCGGGTGGTGCAGGAGGAATGTGGCGGCGACCTGAAGGCTTTTCTGTCCCAGGACCTGGCCGCCCTGCGCCGCCGCCTCCTTGCGATCTACGGGATCGGGCCGGAAACTGCGGACGCCATCATCCTTTACGCCGCGGAACAGCCCATCTTCGTCATCGACGCCTACACCCACCGGATCTTCAACCGGCTCGGTTTTTTCCCGGAGAAGATCTCCTACCAGGAGATGCAGCGCTTCTTCATGGAGCACCTCCCGGCCGAGGTTCCCCTTTACAATGAGTACCACGCCCAGCTCGACGCCCTGGGGCATCACCTCTGCCTGAAGCGCAACCCCCGCTGCAGTCCCTGCCCCCTGAGCGATCTCTGCCCCATCCCCTCGGGAACCGCAGAAATCACAAGTAAAAATCCTCCTTAA
- a CDS encoding acyltransferase family protein — protein MPEPVKGNGRYMAGLDGLRALAVLAVIIYHLNPGFAPGGLLGVGVFFVLSGYLITDLLVTEWEDNRQINLKNFWLRRGRRLFPALLLMLGVVVGGVTLFDRTRLAALRGDVLAAVLYASNWWFIYHNVSYFARFGPPSPLGHLWSLAVEGQFYLFWPLLLWFGLRRQMRRRLLLGLTLAGAAASALAMTLLYQPGSDPSRVYYGTDTRAFALLIGAALALVWPSGKLSAKVSPRARPGLDLAGCAGLLTMLVMIWQTNQYETILYPGGLLLLSVATAVLVAAIAHPASRLGKILGGQPLRWLGVRSYGIYLWHYPVIVLTSPVVNTGGVSVARVALQLLASILLAALSWRFVEEPIRHGALRRLWEVIPWRARRRRFPLPLRNRLALATAGLALSVFCLGITGVIPTTNANYVSNTTNIASEGQLSTATSGPIKPESNESRNSGKDRKTPAGSSAISQPGPGTTADTATPEQNQELDQAPDSSRTSTGTPEPVAITTGSGITAIGDSVLADAAPYLSKLLPGIVIDFKIGRQLTEAQAVVHQLKAKGKLGDRVIIQLGTNGPFTQEQLVALLDSLESVQQVLLVNTRVPRPWEDVVNTTLAQVAATRPHTTLVDWYAASAGHDSYFYPDGVHLAPVGAQFYAGLVASAIRPNSAFSFSASGR, from the coding sequence ATGCCTGAACCGGTCAAAGGAAACGGCCGCTACATGGCCGGACTGGACGGGCTGCGGGCCCTGGCGGTACTTGCCGTTATCATCTATCACCTCAACCCGGGCTTCGCCCCGGGTGGGCTCCTCGGTGTCGGTGTGTTTTTCGTTTTGTCCGGCTACCTCATTACCGACCTGTTGGTCACCGAGTGGGAGGACAACAGGCAAATCAATCTCAAGAACTTCTGGTTGCGGCGCGGGCGGCGTTTATTTCCGGCGCTGCTCCTCATGCTTGGAGTGGTGGTGGGTGGGGTCACCCTGTTCGATCGCACCCGCCTGGCAGCTCTCCGGGGCGACGTGTTGGCAGCCGTGCTGTATGCCAGCAACTGGTGGTTCATTTACCATAACGTGTCCTACTTTGCCAGATTCGGCCCCCCATCCCCCCTCGGCCACCTATGGTCATTGGCGGTAGAGGGGCAATTTTACCTGTTTTGGCCGTTGCTGTTATGGTTCGGATTGCGCCGTCAAATGCGCCGGAGACTGTTGCTGGGGCTAACCCTGGCCGGAGCAGCCGCCTCGGCGCTCGCCATGACCCTCCTTTACCAGCCTGGCAGCGACCCCAGCCGGGTATATTACGGCACCGATACCCGCGCCTTTGCCCTGCTCATTGGTGCCGCTCTCGCCCTGGTATGGCCGAGCGGAAAACTGTCCGCCAAAGTCTCGCCCCGGGCCCGCCCCGGCCTTGACCTGGCCGGATGTGCAGGGCTGCTCACCATGCTGGTCATGATCTGGCAAACCAACCAGTATGAAACTATCCTTTACCCCGGCGGGCTGTTGCTTCTTTCAGTGGCCACTGCCGTGCTGGTAGCAGCCATCGCTCACCCGGCAAGCCGCCTGGGCAAAATCCTGGGCGGGCAGCCTCTGCGCTGGCTGGGCGTGCGCTCCTATGGGATCTACCTCTGGCACTACCCTGTCATTGTGCTGACCAGTCCAGTGGTGAATACAGGCGGGGTAAGCGTGGCGCGGGTAGCTCTGCAACTCCTGGCCAGCATCCTCCTCGCCGCCCTGTCCTGGCGCTTTGTCGAGGAGCCCATCCGCCATGGTGCCCTGCGGAGGCTATGGGAGGTGATTCCCTGGCGGGCACGTCGTCGGCGGTTTCCCCTGCCTCTCAGAAACCGGCTTGCCCTGGCAACTGCCGGGCTTGCCCTCAGCGTTTTCTGCCTGGGAATAACGGGAGTTATTCCTACAACCAACGCCAATTATGTATCTAACACCACCAATATCGCTTCTGAGGGACAGCTGTCCACCGCGACCTCCGGCCCCATCAAGCCGGAATCAAATGAATCCAGGAACTCAGGCAAAGATAGAAAAACCCCGGCCGGATCTTCCGCTATTTCTCAACCGGGTCCAGGGACAACGGCGGACACTGCTACACCGGAACAAAATCAAGAACTTGACCAGGCGCCCGACAGCTCCAGGACATCCACGGGTACTCCGGAACCCGTGGCTATTACAACGGGATCCGGTATCACCGCCATCGGCGACTCGGTTCTGGCTGACGCCGCCCCGTACTTGAGCAAGCTGCTCCCGGGCATCGTCATCGATTTCAAAATCGGTCGCCAACTGACTGAAGCCCAGGCAGTGGTGCACCAACTCAAAGCTAAAGGAAAGCTCGGGGATCGTGTCATCATCCAGCTGGGGACAAATGGGCCGTTCACGCAAGAACAACTGGTAGCTTTACTCGATTCACTGGAAAGTGTTCAGCAGGTGTTATTGGTGAATACCCGGGTGCCGCGCCCCTGGGAGGATGTGGTGAATACTACCCTGGCGCAAGTGGCAGCGACCCGCCCTCATACCACGCTGGTCGACTGGTATGCGGCAAGTGCGGGGCATGATTCGTACTTCTACCCGGACGGGGTCCATCTGGCCCCTGTCGGAGCGCAGTTCTATGCCGGCCTGGTGGCCAGTGCAATACGGCCGAATAGCGCTTTCAGCTTTTCTGCCTCCGGCCGGTAG